In Rubrobacter radiotolerans DSM 5868, a genomic segment contains:
- a CDS encoding carbon starvation protein A gives MPAVVIVVLVLFAFFLGYRFYSKYLAEKVYGLDKARPTPAHEFEDGVDYVPTNKHILFGHHFTSVAGAAPITGPAIAVFWGWVPALLWVVLGTIFAAGAHDFGSIVVSVRNRAQNIGTLAGSVISRRARTLFLVIIFFLLTLVNAVFSIVMATLFIGTPSAVIPAAVVIPIAIAIGQLVYRRRGSIVLPTIVGLIILYATIPLGQAFPITVDPLAGALGLEAQTVWVIILFTYTWFAARLPVWLLLQPRDYINSYQLFVALAVIFIGVAVGLNTIVAPAFNQDLPEGSPFWFPFLFITIACGAISGFHSLVASGTTSKQLDNEQDARYVGYMGSLGEGSLALASILACTAGIGAYSVWQESYSSFNSASANGLGNFTTGVGEFVSNIGIPAAVGATFAAVVVITFAGTTLDTAVRLQRYVVQEIGEITGVRTLSRNMTLAATIAVLLSAGLALFPYGGGGEAGFAFGVLWQLFGTTNQLTAGLALAVIAVWVLASGRNPLAAIIPLVFLLTMTSWALLINLGNFFRDGAWLLLVLDIIIFVLAVWLIVEAVAAMNRVRRERRAGGADADAGATDRSPERPPEG, from the coding sequence ATGCCAGCGGTCGTTATCGTCGTCCTCGTACTCTTCGCCTTCTTTCTGGGGTACCGGTTCTACTCGAAGTACCTTGCGGAGAAGGTCTACGGCCTGGACAAGGCCCGGCCGACCCCGGCACACGAGTTCGAGGACGGGGTGGACTACGTGCCTACAAACAAGCACATCCTCTTCGGACACCACTTCACGAGCGTAGCCGGTGCGGCTCCTATAACGGGACCGGCGATCGCAGTTTTCTGGGGCTGGGTCCCGGCGCTTTTGTGGGTGGTCCTCGGGACGATCTTCGCCGCCGGAGCGCACGACTTCGGCTCGATCGTGGTCTCGGTCAGAAACCGGGCGCAGAACATCGGGACGCTCGCCGGCTCGGTTATAAGCCGCCGGGCGAGGACGCTCTTTCTCGTGATCATCTTCTTCCTGCTCACGCTCGTGAACGCGGTGTTCTCGATCGTCATGGCGACGCTGTTCATCGGGACGCCGTCCGCGGTCATCCCGGCGGCGGTCGTTATCCCGATCGCGATCGCCATCGGCCAGCTCGTCTACCGCAGGCGCGGTTCGATCGTCCTCCCGACTATCGTCGGGCTGATCATCCTCTACGCGACGATCCCGCTCGGTCAGGCGTTCCCGATAACGGTCGACCCGCTCGCCGGGGCCCTCGGCCTTGAGGCGCAAACGGTCTGGGTCATTATCCTCTTCACCTACACCTGGTTCGCCGCGAGGCTCCCGGTGTGGCTCCTCCTCCAGCCGCGGGACTACATAAACTCCTACCAGCTCTTCGTAGCGCTGGCCGTGATCTTCATTGGTGTCGCGGTGGGCCTCAACACCATCGTCGCTCCGGCCTTCAACCAGGACTTGCCGGAGGGCTCGCCGTTCTGGTTCCCGTTCCTGTTTATCACGATCGCCTGCGGGGCCATCTCGGGCTTCCACAGCCTCGTCGCCTCGGGAACGACCTCTAAGCAGCTCGACAACGAGCAGGACGCGCGCTACGTTGGGTACATGGGCTCGCTCGGGGAGGGCTCGCTCGCGCTGGCCTCGATCCTCGCGTGCACCGCTGGGATCGGGGCGTACTCGGTCTGGCAGGAGAGCTACTCCAGCTTCAACTCGGCCTCGGCGAACGGGCTCGGCAACTTCACGACCGGGGTCGGGGAGTTCGTGAGCAACATAGGCATCCCGGCGGCGGTCGGCGCGACGTTTGCGGCGGTCGTCGTTATAACCTTTGCGGGCACGACGCTCGACACGGCCGTCAGGCTCCAGAGGTACGTCGTGCAGGAGATCGGGGAGATAACCGGCGTAAGGACGCTCTCGCGCAACATGACGCTCGCAGCGACGATCGCGGTCCTTCTCTCGGCGGGGCTCGCGCTCTTCCCCTACGGCGGAGGCGGCGAGGCGGGCTTCGCCTTCGGCGTCCTGTGGCAGCTCTTCGGCACGACAAACCAGCTCACCGCCGGACTCGCGCTCGCCGTTATAGCGGTCTGGGTGCTTGCAAGCGGCCGGAACCCGCTCGCCGCGATAATCCCCCTCGTCTTCCTCCTGACGATGACGTCCTGGGCGCTCCTTATAAACCTCGGGAACTTTTTCCGCGACGGGGCGTGGCTCCTGCTCGTCCTCGACATCATTATCTTTGTCCTCGCCGTCTGGCTTATCGTCGAGGCGGTAGCGGCGATGAACCGGGTCCGCCGGGAACGGCGCGCAGGCGGCGCAGACGCGGACGCGGGCGCGACGGACCGTTCCCCGGAGCGGCCTCCGGAGGGCTAG
- a CDS encoding ABC transporter ATP-binding protein: protein MRKTERRDGAGRPDALRAEGISLRYKSTGRGVSEVSLRAAPGEVVGLVGPNGSGKSTLLRVLSTAVAPDAGSFSVSGLDGLREKRRVRARLGLMFDRPTHYGDLSGWANAYLFARHYGLSEKEANAALAPLFERFDLAEYRDERARTYSYGMGKKLALIEAVAHSPELLLLDEPSLGLDYTSQLHYTGLVRELAANGTAVLLSSNQVDEVESLCDRVVFLNRGKVVAEGTPEELVSAVGGMRRIVVSLRSPVDYGAVERVEGVLRVVTEGREVVVQTDERPGIVAGVVGAFVGAGGDIVNLRVERPNLEDVFVKLTGEALRRED, encoded by the coding sequence ATGAGGAAAACGGAACGCCGGGACGGAGCGGGACGTCCGGATGCGCTGCGCGCCGAGGGGATCTCGCTACGTTACAAGTCGACCGGGCGCGGTGTTTCGGAGGTGAGCCTCAGGGCCGCGCCGGGAGAGGTCGTGGGGCTCGTCGGACCGAACGGGAGCGGGAAGTCCACGCTCCTTCGCGTTCTCTCGACCGCCGTTGCGCCGGATGCGGGCTCGTTCAGCGTCTCGGGCCTTGACGGGCTCCGGGAGAAGCGCCGGGTCCGGGCGCGGCTCGGGCTGATGTTCGACCGGCCAACGCACTACGGGGACCTCTCGGGCTGGGCCAACGCCTATCTCTTCGCCCGGCACTACGGACTCTCCGAGAAGGAGGCCAACGCAGCGCTTGCGCCGCTCTTCGAGCGCTTCGATCTCGCGGAGTACCGGGACGAGCGGGCGCGGACCTACTCCTACGGGATGGGGAAGAAGCTCGCCCTGATCGAAGCCGTCGCCCACTCCCCGGAGCTGCTCCTTCTCGATGAACCCTCTCTGGGACTCGACTACACCTCGCAGCTCCACTACACCGGCCTTGTACGAGAGCTCGCCGCGAACGGGACGGCGGTCCTTCTCTCGTCGAACCAGGTGGATGAGGTCGAGTCGCTCTGCGACCGGGTCGTCTTCCTCAACCGGGGCAAGGTCGTCGCCGAGGGGACGCCGGAGGAGCTTGTGTCCGCCGTCGGGGGGATGCGCCGGATCGTCGTCTCCCTCAGGAGCCCGGTAGATTACGGAGCGGTCGAGCGCGTGGAGGGGGTCCTGCGAGTCGTTACCGAGGGCCGGGAGGTCGTTGTCCAGACCGACGAGCGGCCGGGAATCGTCGCCGGGGTGGTCGGGGCGTTTGTCGGGGCGGGCGGGGACATCGTGAACCTGCGGGTCGAGCGGCCAAACCTGGAGGACGTCTTCGTGAAGCTTACGGGGGAGGCGCTCAGACGTGAGGATTAA
- a CDS encoding cory-CC-star protein produces the protein MSPSLRELFERFEEFNRQYMTSRWRSGLQREAARQEDVLMAMLFLEALGVENPTVYYTLELYPEFVESFHRWHRRMGQDTFPEPGFCC, from the coding sequence GTGTCCCCTAGCCTCCGGGAGCTTTTCGAGCGCTTCGAGGAGTTCAACCGCCAGTACATGACGAGCCGCTGGCGGTCGGGGCTCCAGAGGGAGGCCGCCCGCCAGGAGGACGTCCTGATGGCGATGCTCTTCCTTGAAGCTCTGGGCGTCGAGAACCCGACGGTCTACTACACGCTGGAGCTCTACCCGGAGTTCGTTGAGTCCTTTCACCGCTGGCACCGGAGGATGGGACAGGACACCTTCCCCGAGCCGGGCTTCTGCTGTTGA
- a CDS encoding pyridoxamine 5'-phosphate oxidase family protein → MSLFQAGPEPSDESALFGSAQKAAVAELAFLDAEGLPEVRPVTPLLLDGEEVAFTLTYADAELARRLEQSPDVCLTFSDSRLALAGWRPLSVSGRLSVTHDLAGDLFCDELMHQELRKYPPGRKLANSILLRRENWWYLPRFVFRLAPTGEARAVGRRTGPDHAVLAWRAGEGSGGGLLCDTVSIAGEPLEGERVEVASLSGGGLPSGPATLFFHDFSVPDLEQRTSFLARGRLDGGAVEGRFSVKSTRGRRQLGRPAGLLARWREHRALERACRTNVQKAESEAGR, encoded by the coding sequence ATGTCTCTCTTTCAAGCCGGACCGGAACCTTCGGACGAAAGCGCGCTGTTCGGCTCCGCGCAGAAGGCCGCCGTCGCGGAGCTGGCCTTTCTCGATGCCGAGGGTCTCCCGGAGGTTCGTCCCGTAACGCCCCTGCTTCTCGACGGCGAGGAGGTCGCCTTCACGCTGACCTACGCCGACGCGGAGCTCGCCCGGCGCCTGGAGCAGAGCCCCGACGTCTGCCTGACCTTCTCCGATTCGAGGCTCGCCCTCGCGGGCTGGCGGCCGCTCTCGGTGTCCGGGAGGCTCTCCGTTACGCACGACCTCGCGGGCGACCTCTTCTGTGATGAGCTGATGCACCAGGAACTCAGGAAGTACCCGCCGGGTCGCAAGCTCGCAAACAGCATCCTGCTGCGGCGGGAGAACTGGTGGTACCTGCCTCGCTTCGTCTTCCGCCTCGCCCCGACGGGCGAGGCTCGGGCCGTCGGACGCCGGACAGGGCCGGACCATGCCGTCCTTGCCTGGCGCGCGGGGGAGGGATCTGGCGGAGGACTCCTCTGCGACACGGTAAGCATCGCCGGAGAGCCGCTCGAAGGAGAACGGGTCGAGGTCGCCTCGCTCTCCGGTGGGGGGTTGCCTTCCGGTCCGGCGACGCTCTTCTTTCACGACTTCTCCGTGCCGGACCTGGAGCAGCGCACGAGCTTTCTGGCGCGCGGGCGGCTGGACGGCGGGGCTGTCGAAGGACGCTTCTCGGTAAAGAGCACCCGGGGCCGGAGGCAGCTCGGGCGGCCCGCCGGGCTACTCGCCCGCTGGCGCGAACACCGCGCGCTGGAGCGAGCGTGCCGGACAAACGTACAGAAGGCCGAGTCGGAGGCCGGGCGCTGA
- a CDS encoding ArsA family ATPase, which yields MTEEREERPASGLRRLVFLGGKGGVGKTTLAAAYATMLAARGERTLLVSTDPAHSTSDVLGVRLTGEPTEVETGLSAVEIDAAADAARYVEGIKRDSKESVSPEVLPTIERHLDLAKGSPGTEESALFERFVDLISLCPAEYDRIVFDTAPTGHTLRLLALPALLSVWVEGMVRQREKVAGMERMLRNLAGRDEPAGDPVLERLRERRQRFHHARHRLLEDTTFYLVTVPERLPIEETERALSTLTAGGVHVGALLVNRVLPERAAEGDFMRARLDQQREYLREIERRFTGYRTVRIEQDARDVTSRSQLREIAARLKDAGLG from the coding sequence TTGACGGAGGAGAGGGAGGAACGTCCGGCGTCCGGTCTCCGGCGGCTCGTCTTTCTCGGGGGGAAGGGCGGGGTCGGAAAGACGACGCTCGCTGCGGCGTACGCGACGATGCTCGCCGCGCGCGGGGAGAGGACGCTACTCGTCTCGACCGACCCGGCTCACTCTACAAGCGACGTGCTCGGAGTGCGCCTCACCGGCGAACCGACGGAGGTGGAGACCGGGCTCTCTGCGGTGGAGATCGACGCCGCTGCGGACGCGGCGCGCTACGTCGAGGGGATAAAGCGGGACTCGAAGGAGTCCGTGAGCCCCGAGGTCCTGCCGACGATCGAGCGGCACCTCGATCTTGCAAAAGGGAGTCCCGGAACGGAGGAGTCCGCGCTCTTCGAGCGGTTCGTGGACCTGATCTCCCTCTGTCCCGCAGAGTACGATCGCATCGTCTTCGACACCGCCCCGACGGGCCATACCCTGCGCCTGCTCGCCCTCCCGGCCCTGCTCTCGGTCTGGGTCGAGGGGATGGTCCGCCAGCGGGAGAAGGTCGCCGGCATGGAGCGGATGCTCAGGAACCTCGCCGGGCGCGACGAACCGGCGGGCGACCCCGTCCTTGAGCGGCTGCGAGAGCGCCGACAGAGGTTCCACCACGCCCGCCACCGGCTCCTCGAAGACACGACGTTCTACCTCGTCACGGTCCCCGAGCGGCTCCCGATCGAGGAGACGGAGCGGGCCCTTTCGACCCTCACCGCCGGAGGGGTTCACGTCGGAGCCCTGCTCGTGAACCGCGTCCTCCCCGAGCGCGCCGCCGAGGGCGACTTCATGCGCGCCCGGCTCGATCAGCAGCGCGAGTACCTCCGGGAGATAGAGCGCCGCTTTACGGGTTACCGGACGGTCCGGATAGAGCAGGACGCCCGCGACGTCACGAGCCGGTCACAGCTGCGGGAGATCGCCGCCCGCCTGAAGGACGCCGGGCTCGGCTAG
- a CDS encoding flavodoxin domain-containing protein, with translation MERAVILIGTETGTAEDVGDELLAALEEAGMEAEVLDMELARSDVFDGSRAVVVCTATTGDGELPSNSVDLFEVLEEERPDLSGVVFGVCALGDDHYEDFCEAGKIWSRFLTELGAEEVVERFDIDGFPEDEDIEGAREWAAGAAGKFTGLVREG, from the coding sequence ATGGAGAGAGCGGTGATACTCATCGGGACGGAGACGGGGACGGCAGAGGACGTGGGGGACGAGCTTCTCGCGGCGCTTGAGGAGGCCGGGATGGAGGCTGAGGTGCTGGACATGGAGCTGGCCCGCTCGGACGTCTTTGACGGGAGCCGGGCGGTTGTTGTGTGCACGGCGACGACGGGGGACGGGGAGCTCCCGAGCAACTCGGTAGACCTCTTCGAGGTGCTTGAGGAGGAGAGGCCCGACCTCTCGGGGGTCGTCTTCGGGGTGTGCGCGCTCGGGGACGATCACTACGAAGACTTCTGCGAGGCGGGGAAGATCTGGAGCAGGTTCCTGACGGAGCTCGGGGCCGAGGAGGTCGTCGAGCGGTTCGATATCGACGGTTTCCCCGAGGACGAGGACATCGAGGGCGCTCGCGAGTGGGCCGCCGGGGCCGCCGGGAAGTTCACCGGGCTCGTCCGGGAGGGCTAG
- a CDS encoding ABC transporter permease, producing MRINPPDAYWKKDVSLFFGKRFALFVKMLYPLVIIAPVAASSIPAQYAAAIIGIVAIMAGTFGAGESLTNDINDGILVRLAMTPVSPYKVVAQVLSVNAVLDFLQLLPALAVVYLIQAPPLPWALAATFAVFLTLVLANSIGILLANVTTSPADVLLYATIILFPLIYLSGFFRNQNPEGILAVLRDLVPFAYMNDALKEVFGVATALSPVQTVLFPTLICAVAAVLVCLTAPRLLRPRL from the coding sequence GTGAGGATTAACCCGCCGGACGCCTACTGGAAAAAGGACGTCTCGCTGTTTTTCGGCAAGCGGTTCGCGCTTTTTGTAAAGATGCTCTACCCGCTCGTCATTATCGCGCCGGTCGCGGCGAGCAGCATCCCGGCGCAGTACGCGGCGGCGATTATCGGGATAGTGGCGATCATGGCCGGGACCTTCGGAGCGGGCGAGTCGCTCACCAACGACATAAACGACGGCATCCTCGTCCGGCTCGCCATGACCCCGGTCTCGCCGTACAAGGTCGTTGCGCAGGTGCTCTCGGTGAACGCCGTGCTCGACTTTCTGCAACTGCTCCCGGCGCTTGCGGTGGTGTACCTGATCCAGGCTCCCCCCCTCCCCTGGGCGCTCGCGGCGACTTTCGCGGTCTTTCTTACGCTCGTGCTCGCGAACTCCATAGGCATCCTGCTTGCGAACGTCACGACGAGCCCGGCGGATGTGCTCCTGTACGCGACGATTATCCTGTTTCCCCTGATCTACCTCTCCGGCTTCTTCCGAAACCAGAACCCGGAGGGCATACTCGCCGTGCTTCGCGACCTCGTCCCCTTCGCCTACATGAACGACGCGCTCAAGGAGGTCTTCGGCGTCGCCACCGCCCTCTCTCCTGTGCAGACCGTCCTCTTTCCGACGCTTATCTGCGCTGTGGCGGCCGTGCTCGTGTGCCTGACCGCACCGCGCCTCCTGCGCCCGCGCCTGTAA
- a CDS encoding DUF3386 family protein: protein MNDEAAHRLMRRAYEAEYRYPEGFCGFRAKMHYAWDGEGWGGAVEVRNPADIRYTGAAGRVDDHLRWEIASMIGHRWRIPYERAEGSLRLTLDARENPAGRTVRVEDGLDSVYRIRSGRIEQVERAFGDLRFTIQVQERLHTEGDKTLPVHYCIVYWSRENDRLVRTDIYRDGYVAVEGVYLPLSRRITTADDSGTTNRSVHFRDHEPLSRVGRRAAS from the coding sequence TTGAACGACGAGGCGGCACATCGCCTCATGCGCCGGGCGTACGAGGCCGAGTACCGTTACCCGGAAGGTTTCTGCGGGTTTCGGGCGAAGATGCACTACGCCTGGGACGGCGAGGGCTGGGGCGGAGCCGTGGAGGTCAGGAACCCGGCCGACATCCGCTACACGGGAGCGGCCGGAAGGGTGGACGACCATCTGAGGTGGGAGATAGCGTCCATGATCGGCCACCGCTGGCGCATCCCCTACGAGCGGGCCGAAGGGAGCCTCAGGCTCACGCTCGACGCCCGGGAGAACCCCGCCGGAAGAACGGTACGTGTCGAAGACGGGCTCGACTCGGTGTACCGGATAAGGTCCGGGCGAATAGAGCAGGTCGAGCGCGCCTTCGGGGACCTCCGGTTCACGATCCAGGTCCAGGAGCGCCTGCATACCGAAGGCGACAAGACCCTCCCGGTCCACTACTGCATCGTCTACTGGAGCCGCGAGAACGACCGGCTCGTCAGGACCGACATCTACCGCGACGGCTACGTTGCGGTAGAGGGTGTCTACCTGCCCCTGAGCCGCCGCATCACCACCGCCGACGACTCCGGAACCACGAACCGCAGCGTCCACTTCCGCGACCACGAGCCCCTAAGCCGCGTCGGCCGCAGGGCGGCGAGCTAG
- a CDS encoding ABC transporter ATP-binding protein: MSKIKTDSLVLGYDGVDVIRELEAEIPAGKVTSVVGPNGCGKSTLLRAMARLMKPRRGAVLLDGEQISKLPTREVARRLGLLPQSPEAPEGLTVRELAAQGRYPHQSWLKQWSKEDERAVERAMETTGVLEFADRSLDTLSGGQRQRAWISMALAQETETLLLDEPTTYLDMAHQLEVLQLLERLNREEGRTILMVLHDLNNASRYSDHIVALSKGRVYRAGPPEKIMTEELFREVFGVEAEIVPDPRSGIPLCIPYGIHHGPEAANGSVRRLSRDDLEAS; the protein is encoded by the coding sequence GTGAGCAAGATAAAGACCGACTCGCTCGTCCTCGGCTACGACGGCGTGGACGTGATCCGGGAGCTTGAGGCAGAGATCCCGGCCGGCAAGGTCACCTCCGTCGTCGGGCCGAACGGCTGCGGCAAGTCGACGCTTCTGCGAGCGATGGCGCGCCTGATGAAACCCCGACGGGGAGCGGTACTCCTCGACGGGGAGCAGATCTCGAAGCTCCCCACCCGCGAGGTCGCGCGGCGCCTGGGCCTCCTGCCGCAGAGCCCGGAGGCCCCGGAGGGACTGACCGTCCGGGAGCTCGCCGCGCAGGGCCGCTACCCGCACCAGAGCTGGCTCAAGCAATGGTCGAAGGAGGACGAGCGGGCCGTCGAGCGCGCGATGGAGACGACCGGCGTCCTTGAGTTCGCCGACCGCTCGCTCGACACGCTCTCCGGTGGGCAGCGTCAGCGGGCCTGGATCTCGATGGCCCTCGCCCAGGAGACCGAGACTCTTCTCCTCGACGAACCGACGACCTACCTCGACATGGCGCACCAGCTCGAGGTCCTTCAACTCCTCGAACGCCTAAACCGCGAGGAGGGCCGCACGATCCTCATGGTCCTTCACGACCTGAACAACGCCTCGCGCTACTCGGATCACATCGTCGCCCTCTCGAAGGGCCGCGTCTACCGCGCCGGTCCGCCCGAGAAGATCATGACCGAAGAGCTCTTCCGTGAGGTCTTCGGGGTCGAGGCGGAGATCGTCCCCGACCCCCGGAGCGGCATCCCCCTCTGTATCCCCTACGGCATCCACCACGGACCGGAGGCCGCAAACGGGAGCGTTCGGCGCCTCAGCCGGGACGACCTGGAAGCGAGCTAA